One Streptomyces sp. CNQ-509 DNA window includes the following coding sequences:
- the cimA gene encoding citramalate synthase, which produces MSTEPAAPETPDDAFHVFDTTLRDGAQREGISLTVADKLAIARHLDDFGVGFIEGGWPGAVPRDTEFFRRARDEVDFRHAQLVAFGATRKAGVRVEDDPQVLALLESKAPVVTLVAKAHDRHVELALRTTLAENLAMVRDTVAFLREHGRRVFVDCEHFFDGHRANAAYAKQVVAAAHEAGADVVVLCDTNGGMLPGQVRETVAEVLARTGARLGMHAQDDSGCAVANTLAAVDGGATHVQCTANGYGERVGNANLFPVVAALELKYDMRVLPAGKLAEMTRISHAVAEVVNIAPATHQPYVGVSAFAHKAGLHASAIKVDPDLYQHIDPELVGNRLRMLVSDMAGRASIELKGKDLGLDLGDDRELLSRVVERVKENEHRGLTYEAADASFELLLREELQLRESGKTRRYFRTESWRAIVEDRPDGTHANEATVKLWAKGERAVVTAEGKGPVHALDRALRVALERIYPQLADFELIDYKVRILEGTHGTASTTRVLITTGDGRGEWDTVGVADNVIAASWQALDDAYAYGLLRAGVVPQE; this is translated from the coding sequence ATGAGCACAGAGCCCGCCGCCCCCGAAACCCCCGACGACGCGTTCCACGTCTTCGACACCACGCTGCGCGACGGCGCGCAGCGCGAGGGCATCAGCCTGACCGTCGCCGACAAGCTGGCCATCGCCCGGCACCTCGACGACTTCGGCGTGGGCTTCATCGAGGGCGGCTGGCCCGGCGCGGTGCCCCGGGACACGGAGTTCTTCCGCCGTGCCCGCGACGAGGTCGACTTCCGGCACGCGCAGCTCGTCGCCTTCGGCGCCACCCGCAAGGCGGGCGTACGGGTCGAGGACGACCCCCAGGTCCTCGCGCTGCTGGAGTCGAAGGCCCCCGTCGTCACCCTGGTCGCCAAGGCGCACGACCGGCACGTGGAGCTGGCGCTGCGCACCACGCTCGCCGAGAACCTGGCGATGGTCCGCGACACGGTCGCGTTCCTGCGCGAGCACGGCCGCCGGGTCTTCGTCGACTGCGAGCACTTCTTCGACGGCCACCGCGCCAACGCCGCGTACGCCAAGCAGGTCGTCGCCGCCGCGCACGAGGCCGGCGCGGACGTCGTCGTGCTCTGCGACACCAACGGCGGCATGCTCCCCGGCCAGGTGCGCGAGACCGTCGCCGAGGTGCTGGCCCGGACCGGAGCAAGACTGGGCATGCACGCCCAGGACGACTCCGGCTGCGCCGTGGCCAACACCCTGGCCGCCGTCGACGGGGGCGCCACCCATGTGCAGTGCACCGCCAACGGCTACGGCGAGCGCGTCGGCAACGCCAACCTCTTCCCGGTGGTGGCCGCGCTGGAGCTGAAGTACGACATGCGTGTGCTGCCCGCCGGCAAGCTGGCGGAGATGACCCGGATCTCGCACGCCGTCGCCGAGGTCGTCAACATCGCGCCCGCCACCCACCAGCCCTACGTGGGCGTCTCGGCCTTCGCCCACAAGGCGGGCCTGCACGCCTCCGCCATCAAGGTCGACCCCGACCTCTACCAGCACATCGACCCCGAGCTGGTCGGCAACCGGCTGCGCATGCTGGTCTCCGACATGGCGGGCCGGGCGTCGATCGAGCTGAAGGGCAAGGACCTCGGCCTCGACCTCGGCGACGACCGCGAGCTGCTGAGCCGGGTCGTGGAGCGGGTCAAGGAGAACGAGCACCGCGGGCTGACGTACGAGGCCGCCGACGCCTCCTTCGAGCTGCTGCTCCGCGAGGAGCTGCAGTTGCGCGAGTCCGGCAAGACGCGGCGCTACTTCCGTACCGAGTCCTGGAGGGCCATCGTCGAGGACCGGCCGGACGGCACCCACGCCAACGAGGCAACGGTGAAGCTCTGGGCGAAGGGCGAGCGGGCCGTCGTCACGGCGGAGGGCAAAGGCCCGGTCCATGCGCTGGACCGGGCCCTGCGGGTGGCACTGGAGCGGATCTACCCCCAGCTCGCCGACTTCGAGCTGATCGACTACAAGGTGCGGATCCTGGAGGGGACCCACGGCACCGCGTCGACGACACGGGTGCTCATCACCACCGGTGACGGCCGCGGCGAGTGGGACACCGTCGGCGTCGCGGACAACGTCATCGCGGCGTCGTGGCAGGCGCTGGACGACGCGTACGCCTACGGTCTGCTGCGAGCCGGAGTCGTGCCGCAGGAGTAG